In a single window of the Actinomycetota bacterium genome:
- a CDS encoding metal-sensitive transcriptional regulator → MQLPDEVNDDLTRRLRRIEGQVRGIQQMLADGRECRDVVAQVSAASKALDQVGFKMLASGLSSCLADPAAAEASGFSLDELERLFLKLA, encoded by the coding sequence ATGCAGCTGCCCGACGAAGTGAACGACGATCTCACCCGGCGCCTGCGGCGCATCGAGGGCCAGGTGCGCGGTATCCAGCAGATGCTCGCCGACGGGCGCGAGTGCCGTGACGTCGTCGCGCAGGTCTCGGCGGCCTCCAAGGCGCTCGACCAGGTGGGGTTCAAGATGCTCGCGAGCGGCCTCAGCAGCTGCCTCGCCGATCCCGCCGCGGCCGAGGCCAGCGGCTTCTCGCTCGACGAGCTCGAACGCCTCTTCCTCAAGCTCGCCTGA
- a CDS encoding aspartate aminotransferase family protein, with the protein MHPPPLDHGRTLDELNQMAGRTITADGLGGLQALRVFSDVLAPACISVDHPRFLSFVPAAPTESSILFDLVVGASSIYGGSWMEGSGAVFAENEALRWIADLAGFPAGSGGVFVAGGTAGNLSALIAARFRWRHRADPRHDRTRGLMVASGGAHSSVAQAARVMDADVVTVPPDAEGRLRADALGATLAALDVADRERVFAIVATGGTTNAGVIDDLAAAADAAEALDTWLHVDGAYGGAALSAPSVRQRFDGIERADSLIVDPHKWLFGPFDSCALVYREPSVARAAHTQHAEYLEVLHTADERGVPEWNPSDYAHHLSRRARGLPLWFSLAAHGTDAYTEAVETTLRVTRAGADLLRQAPHTELLLEPELSVLLLRRVGWRHDDYQEWSDRMLAAGESFVVPTVWQGETVLRMCIVNPLTTVDDLRAIIESLR; encoded by the coding sequence ATGCACCCTCCGCCGCTCGACCACGGCCGCACGCTCGACGAGCTGAACCAGATGGCCGGGCGCACGATCACCGCCGACGGGCTCGGTGGTCTCCAGGCGCTCCGGGTGTTCAGCGACGTGCTCGCGCCCGCGTGCATCTCGGTCGACCATCCCCGGTTCTTGTCGTTCGTCCCGGCCGCGCCGACCGAGTCCTCGATCCTGTTCGACCTCGTGGTCGGGGCGTCGAGCATCTACGGCGGGTCGTGGATGGAGGGCTCGGGTGCCGTCTTCGCGGAGAACGAGGCGCTGCGGTGGATCGCCGACCTGGCCGGCTTCCCGGCTGGATCGGGGGGCGTCTTCGTGGCCGGCGGCACGGCCGGCAACCTGAGCGCGCTGATCGCCGCCCGCTTCCGGTGGCGCCACCGCGCCGATCCCCGCCACGACCGCACGAGGGGCCTGATGGTGGCCTCCGGCGGAGCACACTCGTCGGTGGCGCAGGCCGCGCGGGTGATGGATGCCGACGTGGTGACGGTGCCCCCCGACGCCGAGGGCCGCCTGCGCGCCGACGCCTTGGGGGCCACGCTCGCGGCGCTGGACGTGGCCGACCGCGAGCGCGTCTTCGCCATCGTCGCCACGGGCGGGACGACCAACGCCGGCGTGATCGACGACCTCGCTGCCGCGGCCGACGCCGCCGAGGCGCTCGACACCTGGCTGCACGTCGACGGGGCCTACGGCGGGGCGGCGCTGTCCGCGCCGAGCGTGCGCCAACGCTTCGACGGCATCGAACGGGCCGACAGCCTCATCGTCGACCCCCACAAGTGGCTCTTCGGGCCGTTCGACTCGTGCGCGTTGGTGTACCGCGAGCCGTCGGTGGCGCGCGCTGCGCACACCCAGCACGCCGAGTACCTCGAGGTGCTCCACACCGCCGACGAGCGTGGGGTTCCGGAGTGGAACCCGAGCGACTACGCGCATCACCTCTCGCGCCGCGCGCGGGGGCTGCCGCTGTGGTTCAGCCTGGCCGCGCACGGCACCGATGCCTACACCGAGGCGGTGGAGACGACGCTGCGGGTGACCCGCGCCGGCGCCGATCTGCTGCGCCAGGCCCCGCACACCGAGCTGCTGCTCGAGCCCGAGCTCAGCGTGCTGCTGCTGCGCCGCGTCGGCTGGCGCCACGACGACTACCAGGAGTGGAGCGACCGCATGCTCGCGGCCGGGGAGAGCTTCGTCGTACCGACGGTGTGGCAGGGCGAAACCGTGCTGCGGATGTGCATCGTCAACCCGCTGACCACCGTCGACGACCTGCGGGCGATCATCGAGTCCCTTCGATGA
- a CDS encoding TMEM165/GDT1 family protein: MIGHVLTAFAAVFLAELPDKTMVATLVLSARFRRPLPVWLGVIAAFAVHVTAAVLLGSLLRRLPERPVDVAVGLVFLVGAVLLWRDQGEAVGEASGTGEQPIVSPWRIALASGSVVLLAEIGDLTQLATAGLASRTGDPVAVWLGAWLALASVAGLAVTAGRAIERRVPLALVRKVAAGVFLVLALVSFVSAAT; encoded by the coding sequence ATGATCGGACATGTGCTGACCGCGTTCGCGGCCGTCTTCCTGGCCGAGCTGCCGGACAAGACGATGGTCGCCACGCTGGTTCTCTCCGCGCGCTTTCGCCGTCCGTTGCCCGTCTGGCTCGGCGTGATCGCGGCGTTCGCGGTGCACGTCACCGCTGCCGTGCTGCTCGGGTCGCTGCTGCGCCGGTTGCCGGAGCGCCCCGTCGACGTCGCTGTCGGGCTCGTGTTCCTCGTCGGCGCGGTGCTGCTCTGGCGCGACCAGGGCGAGGCGGTGGGCGAGGCTTCCGGCACCGGCGAGCAGCCGATCGTCTCGCCGTGGCGGATCGCGCTCGCTTCGGGATCGGTGGTGCTGCTGGCCGAGATCGGCGATCTCACCCAGCTCGCCACCGCCGGCCTCGCGAGCCGCACCGGCGACCCGGTGGCCGTCTGGCTCGGCGCCTGGCTGGCCCTCGCTTCGGTCGCCGGCCTGGCGGTCACGGCGGGCCGGGCCATCGAACGGCGGGTCCCGCTCGCCCTCGTGCGCAAGGTGGCCGCCGGGGTGTTCTTGGTGCTCGCGCTCGTGTCGTTCGTGTCGGCGGCGACCTAG
- a CDS encoding Mrp/NBP35 family ATP-binding protein, translating to MARPTAPPTPAEVTGLLRGVIDPELGGNVVDLGMARCTGVTPEGDVGIAVKLTVVGCPLRAQIKADVEARVESHPGVRSVHVEWGEMTPEERTEVMTKARWNAREQAPETEVGPTTRVLAIASGKGGVGKSSVTVNLAVAIAARGYKVGVLDADIWGFSVPRMLGMSERLEAEPGANGGPAKIRPNERRIGDGLLKVVSTGFLVDDEGTALMWRGLMLTKAVEQFLRDVSWGELDYLLIDMPPGTGDVQMGLARMLPRTDLIIVTTPAVSAQKVAIRAADMARRSFLRVAGVIENMSTFTCDHDTTYALFGTGGGQTLADEIGVELLGQVPIEPGVAAGGDTGQPVALSGHGPAADAFRAIADKLVTTTVPPVQMAGCSARMLDAALAALGPAPERT from the coding sequence ATGGCCCGCCCGACTGCTCCGCCCACACCGGCAGAGGTCACCGGCCTGCTGCGCGGCGTGATCGACCCCGAGCTCGGGGGCAACGTCGTCGATCTCGGCATGGCCCGCTGCACCGGCGTCACGCCCGAGGGCGACGTCGGCATCGCCGTCAAGCTGACCGTCGTCGGCTGCCCCCTGCGCGCGCAGATCAAGGCCGACGTCGAAGCCCGGGTGGAGAGCCACCCCGGCGTGCGCAGCGTGCACGTCGAGTGGGGCGAGATGACGCCCGAGGAGCGCACCGAGGTGATGACGAAGGCTCGGTGGAACGCGCGAGAGCAGGCCCCCGAGACCGAGGTCGGCCCGACCACGCGGGTGCTCGCCATCGCCTCGGGCAAGGGCGGGGTCGGCAAGAGCTCGGTCACGGTCAACCTCGCCGTGGCCATCGCCGCGAGGGGCTACAAGGTGGGCGTCCTCGACGCCGACATCTGGGGCTTCTCCGTGCCGCGCATGCTCGGGATGAGCGAGCGCCTCGAAGCCGAGCCAGGCGCGAACGGCGGGCCGGCGAAGATCCGTCCGAACGAGCGCCGGATCGGCGACGGGCTGCTGAAGGTCGTCTCCACCGGCTTCCTCGTCGACGACGAGGGCACCGCGCTCATGTGGCGAGGGCTGATGCTGACGAAGGCGGTCGAGCAGTTCCTGCGCGACGTGAGCTGGGGCGAGCTCGACTACCTGCTGATCGACATGCCCCCCGGCACCGGCGACGTGCAGATGGGCCTCGCCCGGATGCTGCCGCGAACCGATCTGATCATCGTCACCACACCCGCCGTCAGCGCGCAGAAGGTCGCCATCCGCGCCGCCGACATGGCACGGCGCTCCTTCCTGCGCGTGGCCGGCGTGATCGAGAACATGAGCACGTTCACCTGTGACCACGACACCACCTACGCCCTGTTCGGCACGGGAGGGGGCCAGACGCTGGCCGACGAGATCGGCGTGGAGTTGCTCGGCCAGGTGCCGATCGAGCCCGGTGTGGCCGCCGGAGGAGACACCGGCCAACCGGTCGCGCTCTCCGGCCACGGGCCGGCGGCCGACGCGTTCCGGGCGATCGCGGACAAGTTGGTCACCACCACGGTCCCGCCGGTGCAGATGGCCGGTTGCTCGGCGCGGATGCTCGACGCCGCGCTGGCCGCGCTCGGGCCTGCGCCCGAGCGGACCTGA
- a CDS encoding 2Fe-2S iron-sulfur cluster binding domain-containing protein translates to MDDSAGVRPATITLTVNGRPATVPADGASLLEVLRDRLGLRAAKDGCSPQGQCGCCTVLVDGQPRVACVTPAARVAGRSVTTLEGLAGEVRDEWAAALAATGGSQCGFCTPGIVTRLAGLGAAAAVKGPLDDAAVGQALLAHVCRCTGWQTIEEAARLVAGGGAGHHAPSRDRAGAERRAALEGRTGQRVDPSVALGAGGFADDTAPAGALVAVPSADGGWAVAETLVEARAAARKVQGRRSTVALGWPLDLPAGEWARTLRTTWVEPAYLEPDATWCAPGGVPASPLGNGGAFGGKVTAELGRVARELADIHGRTTRVLWSREDVVRHGPKRPPIAAGVRADGSGIVRVVATPGIAAAIHAVAPSLLVEECAVNGPSTSGDLRAAGWAEAAVLLASLAPGGPDRVRSPEGATAEAVVDADGVHVRVRCGQPLDAVVLRSYCIGAAHMALGWVRSEGIAVDGEGQVHDLTMRSFGILRAVDTPAVHVEIEPDDAPAVNGSDAVFAAVAAAAWRHAGHPPQWPYQRAPGAR, encoded by the coding sequence ATGGACGACTCGGCTGGTGTTCGACCCGCGACGATCACGCTCACGGTGAACGGCCGCCCGGCGACGGTGCCCGCCGACGGGGCCTCGCTGCTCGAGGTGCTGCGCGACCGGCTCGGGTTGCGCGCGGCCAAGGACGGCTGCAGCCCGCAGGGCCAGTGCGGCTGTTGCACGGTGCTCGTCGACGGCCAGCCACGCGTCGCCTGCGTGACGCCGGCCGCGCGGGTCGCCGGGCGGTCGGTGACCACGCTCGAGGGCCTTGCCGGCGAGGTGCGCGACGAATGGGCCGCCGCGCTCGCGGCAACGGGGGGCAGCCAGTGCGGGTTCTGCACCCCGGGGATCGTCACCCGGCTGGCCGGGCTGGGCGCAGCGGCCGCGGTGAAGGGACCTCTCGACGATGCCGCCGTCGGCCAGGCGCTCCTGGCCCACGTCTGCCGTTGCACGGGGTGGCAGACGATCGAGGAGGCGGCGCGGCTCGTGGCCGGCGGTGGCGCCGGACATCACGCGCCGTCACGTGACCGTGCTGGCGCCGAGCGGCGGGCAGCCCTCGAAGGCCGCACCGGCCAACGCGTCGATCCCTCCGTCGCCCTCGGCGCGGGCGGCTTCGCCGATGACACCGCGCCCGCCGGGGCACTCGTCGCCGTGCCCTCCGCAGACGGGGGCTGGGCGGTGGCCGAGACTCTGGTCGAGGCCCGCGCCGCAGCCCGCAAGGTGCAGGGCCGGCGGAGCACCGTCGCCCTCGGTTGGCCGCTCGACCTGCCGGCAGGGGAGTGGGCGCGCACGCTGCGTACGACGTGGGTGGAGCCCGCCTACCTGGAGCCCGACGCGACGTGGTGTGCACCGGGAGGTGTGCCGGCTTCGCCGCTCGGCAACGGCGGCGCGTTCGGGGGCAAGGTGACCGCCGAGTTGGGACGCGTCGCGCGTGAGCTCGCCGACATCCACGGCCGCACGACGCGGGTGCTGTGGTCGCGCGAAGACGTCGTGCGCCACGGCCCCAAGCGCCCACCCATCGCCGCGGGGGTGCGAGCCGACGGCAGCGGAATCGTGCGCGTGGTCGCCACGCCCGGCATCGCCGCTGCGATTCACGCCGTGGCGCCGTCGCTCTTGGTGGAGGAGTGCGCGGTGAACGGCCCGTCGACGTCGGGCGACCTGCGCGCGGCCGGGTGGGCCGAGGCCGCGGTGCTGCTCGCCTCGCTGGCACCTGGCGGTCCGGATCGGGTGAGATCGCCGGAGGGGGCGACGGCCGAGGCCGTGGTCGACGCCGACGGCGTGCACGTCAGGGTGCGCTGCGGCCAGCCGCTCGATGCTGTGGTGCTGCGCAGCTACTGCATCGGCGCCGCCCACATGGCTCTCGGCTGGGTGCGCTCGGAGGGGATCGCCGTCGACGGCGAGGGCCAGGTGCACGACCTGACGATGCGCTCGTTCGGCATCTTGCGCGCCGTCGACACCCCGGCGGTGCACGTCGAGATCGAGCCCGACGACGCTCCCGCCGTCAACGGCTCCGACGCCGTGTTCGCCGCCGTCGCAGCTGCGGCATGGCGCCACGCGGGCCACCCCCCGCAGTGGCCCTACCAGCGGGCGCCGGGCGCGCGGTAG
- a CDS encoding MBL fold metallo-hydrolase: protein MSLFFRQYYLGCLSHASYLVGDTETGTAAVVDPQRDVSQYLADAAANGLRIEYVIETHFHADFLSGHLGLVEETGAVVVYGRDAEGRTEFPIVAMADGQRIALGRPGEGVELEILETPGHTPESICVVVRESPAEVPYGVLTGDTLFIGDVGRPDLLSAVGHSAEGLARALYASLHEKLMTLPDETLVYPAHGAGSACGKNLSTETVSTIGEQRVSNYALAPMSEAEFVAAVTQGQAAAPMYFLFAATKNRRAHDTLHEDDELPSLDVDAVLSAQGAGAVVVDCRDEPEFAAAHLRGSVNVGLGGRFAEYTGEVVAPDTPIVLVAEPGHEHEAKIRLARIGFDQVLGVLDRPLDAFVSRPDAVERASRLTADDLRRRLVELGSVQLVDVRGPGETALGVLPGARRVELASLLGRLDELDRDAPTVVYCAGGYRSSIAASTLRANGFTDVSDLIGGVVAWTAAGEELQAGV from the coding sequence GTGAGCCTCTTCTTCCGCCAGTACTACCTCGGCTGCCTGTCACACGCGTCGTACCTCGTCGGCGACACCGAGACCGGCACCGCGGCCGTGGTCGACCCCCAACGAGACGTGTCGCAGTACTTGGCCGACGCCGCGGCCAACGGGCTGCGCATCGAGTACGTGATCGAGACCCACTTCCACGCCGACTTCTTGTCCGGGCATCTCGGGCTCGTCGAGGAGACCGGCGCCGTCGTCGTGTACGGCCGTGACGCCGAGGGCCGCACCGAGTTCCCGATCGTCGCCATGGCCGACGGGCAGCGCATCGCGCTCGGGCGCCCGGGCGAGGGCGTCGAGCTAGAGATCCTGGAGACGCCGGGCCACACGCCCGAGTCGATCTGCGTCGTCGTGCGGGAGAGCCCGGCAGAGGTGCCCTACGGCGTGCTCACCGGCGACACGCTGTTCATCGGCGACGTCGGCCGGCCCGACCTGTTGTCGGCGGTCGGCCACTCCGCCGAAGGACTCGCGCGCGCCTTGTACGCGTCGCTCCACGAGAAGCTGATGACGCTGCCCGACGAGACGCTGGTGTACCCGGCGCACGGCGCGGGTTCGGCGTGCGGCAAGAACCTGTCCACCGAGACCGTGTCGACCATCGGCGAGCAGCGGGTGTCCAACTACGCCCTGGCGCCGATGAGCGAGGCCGAGTTCGTCGCGGCGGTCACGCAGGGCCAGGCCGCGGCCCCGATGTACTTCCTGTTCGCGGCGACGAAGAACCGCCGCGCCCACGACACGCTGCACGAAGACGACGAGCTGCCCTCGCTCGACGTCGACGCGGTGCTGTCCGCGCAGGGCGCAGGGGCCGTCGTCGTCGACTGCCGCGACGAACCCGAGTTCGCGGCCGCGCACCTGCGGGGATCGGTCAACGTCGGCCTCGGCGGACGTTTCGCCGAGTACACCGGCGAGGTCGTGGCCCCCGACACGCCGATCGTGCTCGTCGCCGAACCCGGTCACGAGCACGAGGCCAAGATCCGCCTCGCGCGGATCGGGTTCGACCAGGTGCTCGGCGTGCTCGACCGTCCCCTCGATGCATTCGTCTCGCGCCCCGACGCCGTCGAGCGGGCCTCGCGGCTGACCGCCGACGACCTGCGCCGGCGGCTTGTCGAGCTCGGCTCGGTGCAACTCGTCGACGTGCGCGGCCCGGGCGAGACGGCGCTCGGCGTCCTTCCCGGGGCACGCCGCGTAGAGCTGGCGTCGTTGCTCGGGCGCCTCGACGAGCTCGACCGCGATGCACCTACGGTGGTCTACTGCGCCGGCGGGTACCGCTCCTCGATCGCCGCGAGCACGCTGCGCGCCAACGGCTTCACCGACGTGAGCGACCTGATCGGCGGTGTCGTCGCCTGGACCGCTGCCGGAGAAGAGCTGCAGGCCGGGGTCTAG
- a CDS encoding iron-sulfur cluster assembly accessory protein, with product MPAATSTPLPAWKPWSPSWTGSASTPPSPTAPTRTPPSSGSRIARSERSPRRTPRSSAPCTEDSSRVSSRPPTTPRCGSSARSCTAPRAKSRSPPVNLSRHQPRGGPPVITLTDTAATKVSELLVAEGATDLALRVAVRPGGCSGFSYEMFFDGDIAEEDQQATFGEPAVRVVVDPASAQLLEGATLDYKDGLNQAGFSITNPNASRSCGCGQSFS from the coding sequence ATGCCGGCCGCTACGAGCACGCCCCTTCCAGCCTGGAAGCCCTGGTCGCCGAGTTGGACCGGCTCGGCTTCGACCCCGCCGTCACCGACGGCCCCGACGAGGACACCGCCGTCGTCGGGTTCGCGCATTGCCCGTTCCGAGCGCTCGCCGAGGAGAACCCCGAGATCGTCTGCGCCCTGCACCGAGGACTCGTCGAGGGTTTCGTCGAGACCACCGACGACGCCGAGGTGCGGGAGTTCTGCACGCTCGTGCACCGCACCTCGTGCCAAGTCTCGATCGCCACCCGTTAACCTTTCCCGACATCAGCCAAGAGGAGGACCTCCCGTGATCACCCTCACCGACACCGCCGCGACCAAGGTCAGCGAGCTGCTAGTTGCCGAAGGCGCCACCGATCTGGCGCTGCGCGTGGCGGTTCGCCCCGGCGGATGCAGCGGCTTTTCCTACGAGATGTTCTTCGACGGCGACATCGCCGAGGAAGACCAGCAGGCGACGTTCGGCGAACCCGCAGTACGCGTGGTCGTCGACCCTGCCTCTGCCCAACTGCTCGAGGGCGCCACGCTCGACTACAAGGACGGCTTGAACCAGGCCGGGTTCTCGATCACGAACCCGAACGCGTCGCGCAGCTGCGGCTGCGGCCAGAGCTTCAGCTGA
- a CDS encoding rhodanese-like domain-containing protein — MTRPQHSLPVRLALGTVAVTLVLSACGGDDGDGGDGATTAESDTSSESAPTPAPFSTLSAADGIALVEARGDSLTIVDVRTPAEYDSGHLPDAVLVDFEDPAFASNLEELDKDGAYAVYCRSGRRSALALEAMRQAGFTEVYDLGGIGVLQAAGMEVVTG, encoded by the coding sequence GTGACACGCCCCCAGCACTCGCTCCCTGTCCGCCTCGCGCTCGGCACCGTCGCGGTGACGCTCGTCCTCTCGGCATGCGGCGGCGACGACGGTGACGGAGGCGACGGGGCCACGACGGCGGAGAGCGACACGTCCTCGGAATCCGCGCCGACCCCTGCCCCGTTCTCGACGCTGAGCGCGGCGGACGGCATCGCCCTCGTCGAGGCGCGCGGCGACTCGCTGACGATCGTCGACGTCCGCACGCCCGCCGAGTACGACAGCGGTCACCTGCCCGACGCCGTGCTCGTCGACTTCGAGGACCCGGCGTTCGCGTCGAACCTGGAGGAGCTCGACAAGGACGGCGCGTACGCCGTCTACTGCCGCTCGGGCAGGCGCAGCGCCTTGGCCCTCGAAGCGATGCGTCAGGCGGGTTTCACCGAGGTGTACGACCTCGGCGGCATCGGCGTACTGCAGGCCGCCGGCATGGAAGTGGTCACCGGCTGA
- a CDS encoding response regulator transcription factor: MVRTLDLAGYRWRGVASADEAARAEPGEGWLGAVVVADADPEGAWAFVRAVRKRDGSAHPLLLLVGGAQLDELDLRDELFDDFCITPFHPRELEARLRHLLWQRGGTARPDLVEYAQLVLNLETYQATIEGRPLDLTYMEYELLKFLAQNPGKVFTREVLLSRVWGYEYYGGARTVDVHIRRLRAKLGEEHAGLIQTVRSVGYRFGQSRWAA; this comes from the coding sequence CTGGTGCGCACCCTCGACCTCGCCGGCTACCGCTGGCGCGGGGTCGCCTCGGCCGACGAGGCCGCTCGGGCGGAGCCGGGCGAGGGCTGGCTCGGCGCGGTGGTCGTCGCCGACGCCGATCCCGAGGGCGCGTGGGCGTTCGTGCGCGCGGTGCGCAAGCGCGACGGCTCGGCCCATCCGCTGCTGCTGCTCGTCGGTGGCGCCCAGCTTGACGAGCTCGACCTGCGTGACGAGCTGTTCGACGACTTCTGCATCACCCCGTTCCACCCGCGCGAGCTGGAAGCCAGGCTGCGCCACCTGCTGTGGCAGCGCGGCGGTACGGCACGGCCCGACCTCGTCGAGTACGCCCAGCTCGTGCTGAACCTCGAGACCTATCAGGCCACGATCGAGGGTCGGCCGCTCGACCTCACGTACATGGAGTACGAGCTGCTCAAGTTCCTCGCCCAGAACCCAGGCAAGGTGTTCACCCGCGAGGTGCTGCTGTCGCGCGTGTGGGGTTACGAGTACTACGGCGGAGCACGGACCGTCGACGTCCACATCCGCCGCCTGCGGGCCAAGCTCGGCGAGGAGCACGCCGGGCTGATCCAGACGGTGCGCAGCGTCGGCTACCGCTTCGGCCAGTCGCGCTGGGCCGCCTAG
- a CDS encoding RidA family protein, with protein sequence MQAPLGPYTPAVRAGDWIIVSGQLGMADGVLATGVAAQTAQAIANLSERLGELGAELGDVAKTLCFLTDMDAFTTFNEAYVAGFVGHRPARSTIGVAALPANAAVEIEAWAYKPLGE encoded by the coding sequence ATGCAAGCACCTCTCGGTCCGTACACCCCTGCCGTGCGCGCCGGCGATTGGATCATCGTGTCGGGCCAGCTCGGCATGGCCGACGGCGTGCTCGCCACCGGCGTCGCCGCCCAGACCGCGCAGGCCATCGCCAACCTGTCCGAGCGCCTCGGCGAGCTCGGCGCCGAGCTGGGCGACGTGGCGAAGACGCTGTGCTTCCTCACCGACATGGACGCGTTCACCACGTTCAACGAGGCCTACGTCGCCGGTTTCGTCGGTCACCGCCCGGCACGTTCCACGATCGGCGTCGCCGCGCTGCCGGCGAACGCGGCGGTCGAGATCGAGGCCTGGGCCTACAAGCCGCTCGGCGAGTAG
- a CDS encoding 8-oxoguanine deaminase, whose protein sequence is MNALDPVDLAVVNARLLVTMDGDSRELAGGWLTIDGGLVSAVGGPGAPVPKARETLDATDCLVTPGLVNTHHHLFQNLTRAYPPMTGQPLFGWLQTLYPLWRALDEESVHVSAFVGLAELALAGCTTSTDHLYLHPHGAGDLLAAEIEAARELGMRFHPTRGSMSLSVKDGGLPPDDVVSDDDEILAACEAAVQAHHDPSHGAMVRVALAPCSPFTVTEALMVRSAELAQRLDVRLHTHFAENEEDDEYSLARFGCRPTEYLERVGWCTERTWVAHCVRPDEDEVRRLGAARIGAAHCPSSNLILASGIAPIVQLRAAGVHVGLGVDGSSSADSASLWLEARQAMLLAKLRSGPAAFTARMALECATTGGAACLGREGEIGVLAPGAVGDVAVWPLTGPAFSGAAADAVEAWLRCGPVSARHTVVHGRVLVRDGVLVHPGIDDALRRHQAAARRIQRLDPTN, encoded by the coding sequence ATGAACGCGCTCGACCCGGTCGATCTCGCCGTGGTCAACGCGCGCCTGCTCGTGACGATGGACGGCGACAGCAGGGAGCTGGCCGGGGGCTGGCTGACCATCGACGGTGGCCTGGTGAGCGCCGTCGGCGGCCCGGGCGCGCCGGTGCCGAAGGCGCGAGAGACGCTGGACGCCACCGACTGCCTCGTCACACCGGGGCTGGTCAACACGCACCACCACTTGTTCCAGAACCTCACCAGGGCCTACCCCCCGATGACCGGGCAGCCGCTCTTCGGATGGCTCCAGACGCTCTACCCCCTCTGGCGGGCGCTCGACGAGGAGTCGGTCCACGTCAGCGCGTTCGTCGGCCTCGCCGAACTCGCGCTGGCGGGCTGCACCACCTCGACCGATCACCTCTACCTGCACCCGCACGGCGCCGGGGATCTGCTGGCGGCCGAGATCGAGGCGGCGCGAGAGCTGGGCATGCGGTTCCACCCGACGCGGGGTTCGATGTCGCTGTCGGTGAAGGACGGCGGTCTGCCACCCGACGACGTGGTCTCCGACGACGACGAGATCCTCGCCGCGTGTGAGGCGGCCGTGCAGGCTCACCACGATCCTTCCCACGGGGCGATGGTGAGGGTGGCCCTGGCGCCGTGCTCGCCGTTCACCGTCACCGAGGCGCTGATGGTCCGCTCGGCCGAGCTCGCCCAGCGCCTCGACGTGCGTCTCCACACCCACTTCGCCGAGAACGAGGAGGACGACGAGTACTCCCTCGCGCGCTTTGGCTGCCGCCCGACCGAGTACCTGGAGCGCGTCGGCTGGTGTACGGAGCGCACCTGGGTGGCCCACTGCGTGCGACCCGACGAGGACGAGGTGCGCCGCCTCGGCGCGGCGCGCATCGGTGCCGCCCATTGCCCGTCGAGCAACCTGATCCTCGCCTCCGGCATCGCCCCGATCGTCCAGCTGCGCGCCGCCGGGGTGCACGTCGGGCTCGGGGTCGACGGCTCGTCCTCGGCCGATTCGGCCTCGCTGTGGCTCGAGGCCCGCCAGGCGATGTTGCTCGCCAAGCTGCGCAGCGGTCCCGCTGCCTTCACGGCGCGCATGGCACTCGAGTGCGCGACGACGGGCGGCGCCGCCTGCCTCGGGCGGGAGGGCGAGATCGGCGTCCTCGCCCCCGGTGCCGTCGGTGACGTCGCCGTGTGGCCGCTCACCGGGCCGGCGTTCTCCGGAGCCGCCGCCGACGCCGTCGAGGCCTGGCTGCGCTGCGGCCCGGTGTCGGCCCGGCACACCGTCGTGCACGGTCGGGTGCTGGTGCGCGACGGTGTGCTCGTGCACCCCGGCATCGACGACGCGCTACGCCGCCACCAGGCGGCGGCCCGACGGATCCAGCGTCTCGACCCGACGAACTGA